A portion of the Candidatus Zixiibacteriota bacterium genome contains these proteins:
- the purN gene encoding phosphoribosylglycinamide formyltransferase, giving the protein MSDGTDRDAGPLRVGVMVSGSGTNLQVILDRIAAGSLDAIVTIVISNNRDAYALERARQAGVEAVHWSEKKAGSPEAFVSGLLDLLASARVQLLVLAGYMKLVPRPVVEEYAGRIINIHPALLPKFGGPGFYGMRVHEAVIAAGETESGATVHFVDPIYDHGEIFLQRRVPVHPGDTPEQLRDRVLAVEHELLPDAIEAFAQQRRRQR; this is encoded by the coding sequence ATGAGCGACGGCACCGATCGCGATGCCGGTCCCCTGCGGGTCGGCGTGATGGTCTCGGGAAGCGGGACCAATCTCCAGGTGATCTTGGACCGGATCGCAGCCGGCAGCCTTGACGCTATCGTCACGATCGTGATTTCGAACAACCGCGATGCGTACGCGCTCGAACGCGCCCGTCAGGCCGGGGTGGAAGCGGTGCACTGGTCCGAGAAGAAGGCCGGATCGCCGGAAGCATTTGTCTCCGGGTTGCTCGACTTGCTCGCCTCCGCCCGCGTGCAGTTGCTGGTTCTCGCCGGGTACATGAAGCTGGTGCCACGTCCGGTCGTGGAGGAGTATGCGGGCCGGATCATCAACATCCATCCGGCGCTCCTGCCGAAGTTCGGTGGACCCGGATTCTACGGGATGCGGGTGCACGAGGCGGTCATCGCCGCCGGGGAAACCGAGAGCGGCGCCACCGTGCATTTCGTGGATCCGATCTACGATCATGGGGAGATCTTCTTGCAGCGCCGCGTCCCGGTTCACCCCGGCGATACGCCCGAGCAATTGCGCGACCGGGTCTTGGCCGTTGAGCATGAGTTGCTGCCCGACGCGATCGAGGCGTTCGCGCAGCAGCGCCGCCGGCAACGCTGA
- the gatB gene encoding Asp-tRNA(Asn)/Glu-tRNA(Gln) amidotransferase subunit GatB, which yields MTSKQRYEPVIGLEVHAQLLTDSKIFCGCRSAYGGVANAQTCPVCLGLPGALPVLNRRAVEYATRTILAVGGRVNPLSIFARKNYFYPDLPKGYQISQYDRPLGAGGTIAITEDGNGISIGLIRIHVEEDAGKSFHPENAGDEDTTLVDMNRCGVPLIEIVSRPDIRSPRQAGLYLTRLRQILEYLEVCSGNMEEGALRCDANVSVRPVGESAFGTRTEVKNMNSIRGVERALAFEIERQTRLLQSGGTVVQETLLWDEKAQTAHPMRSKEESSDYRYFPEPDLLPLRIAPEWIESVRASLPEMPEARARRLVQQYGITTYDASVLTDTRALAEYYEATVRHFADGKKAANWIMTEVLRVIKERGIGIGDFPVKPEALAELLGMVEAGTISGKMAKDIFERMVASGQRASEIVKSEGLEQLSDDGVLIAVIDAVIADNPGQLAKYKAGRAQLLGFFVGETMKRTQGRANPQRVNELLRERLGAPGG from the coding sequence ATGACTTCCAAACAGCGATACGAACCGGTCATTGGGTTGGAGGTGCACGCTCAGCTTCTGACCGATTCGAAGATCTTCTGCGGGTGTCGTTCCGCCTATGGCGGCGTGGCCAATGCGCAAACCTGCCCCGTTTGCCTCGGACTGCCGGGAGCGCTCCCAGTGCTCAATCGCCGGGCAGTCGAATACGCCACGCGCACGATTCTGGCGGTCGGCGGTCGAGTGAATCCACTATCGATCTTCGCGCGGAAGAACTACTTCTATCCCGATCTGCCCAAGGGATACCAAATCTCACAATATGATCGTCCACTGGGTGCAGGCGGCACGATTGCCATCACTGAGGATGGCAACGGGATTTCGATCGGACTCATCCGCATCCATGTCGAGGAAGACGCCGGCAAGTCATTTCATCCCGAGAACGCCGGGGATGAAGATACTACTCTGGTTGACATGAACCGCTGCGGCGTGCCGTTGATCGAGATCGTGAGCCGCCCCGACATCCGGTCCCCGCGTCAGGCCGGGCTGTATCTGACCCGGCTCCGTCAGATACTCGAATACCTCGAAGTGTGCAGCGGGAACATGGAGGAAGGGGCGCTGCGTTGCGACGCCAACGTCTCGGTGCGGCCGGTGGGCGAGAGCGCCTTCGGCACGCGCACGGAAGTCAAGAACATGAACTCGATCCGCGGCGTGGAGCGGGCGCTGGCATTCGAGATCGAACGGCAGACGCGGTTGCTGCAGTCCGGCGGCACGGTGGTTCAGGAAACGCTCCTTTGGGATGAGAAGGCGCAGACGGCACATCCCATGCGCAGCAAGGAAGAGTCTTCCGACTATCGCTATTTCCCGGAGCCTGATTTGTTGCCGTTGCGGATCGCGCCGGAATGGATTGAGTCGGTCCGCGCGTCCTTGCCGGAGATGCCGGAGGCGCGGGCACGACGGCTGGTGCAACAGTACGGGATCACCACCTACGATGCCTCGGTTCTGACGGACACCAGGGCGCTGGCGGAGTACTACGAAGCGACCGTGCGGCACTTCGCCGACGGCAAGAAGGCGGCGAATTGGATCATGACTGAGGTGCTGCGGGTCATCAAGGAACGTGGAATCGGCATCGGTGACTTCCCGGTCAAGCCGGAGGCACTGGCCGAATTGCTCGGAATGGTCGAGGCGGGCACGATTTCCGGCAAGATGGCCAAGGATATCTTTGAGCGGATGGTCGCTTCGGGGCAACGGGCCTCCGAGATCGTCAAGAGCGAAGGACTTGAGCAACTCTCGGACGATGGCGTTCTGATTGCGGTCATCGATGCTGTCATTGCCGACAACCCGGGGCAACTGGCGAAATACAAGGCGGGCAGGGCACAGCTCCTCGGTTTCTTTGTCGGTGAAACGATGAAACGCACGCAGGGACGCGCCAATCCGCAGCGGGTGAATGAACTGCTTCGGGAGCGGCTGGGTGCCCCGGGTGGCTGA
- the gatA gene encoding Asp-tRNA(Asn)/Glu-tRNA(Gln) amidotransferase subunit GatA codes for MIGPPTHWSVAQTVDRIRRGVVSALEVTEAHLARIESRQHLNAFISTTPDEARTTAASIDAARAGGESLGPLAGVPIAIKDNILVSGVPCTCGSRILRGWMPPYEATVTERLRRAGAVIVGKANCDEFAMGSSTENSAYGPSRNPHDPTRIPGGSSGGSAVAVADFQSMAALGSDTGGSVRQPAGHCGIVGLKPTYGAVSRWGLVAFASSLDQIGVFGRTVADTKSVFDVIRGHDPHDSTSMLLPPERPIPERLTVGMPRECFGDGLDADVRTAVKGAADALRQAGHSIVEVSLPHSQYTIAAYYIICTAEASSNLARYDGVKYGHRTDTVDDLFSMYRRTRAEGFGAEVKRRILLGTYVLSAGYYEAYYGTAQKVRARIAGDFARAFETVDCLLTPTSPTVAFRLGEKVDDPLAMYLSDIYTTSINLAGLPGVSVPCGTSSAGLPIGAQIIGRPFEEHIILATAEVIERTTSLVGKQGA; via the coding sequence ATGATCGGTCCGCCGACCCATTGGTCCGTCGCGCAGACGGTTGACCGGATTCGCCGGGGGGTCGTTTCTGCCCTTGAGGTCACCGAGGCGCATCTGGCGCGGATCGAATCCCGCCAGCACCTGAACGCGTTCATCAGCACTACGCCCGATGAGGCCCGCACGACCGCGGCATCCATCGATGCCGCGCGGGCCGGTGGCGAGTCCCTCGGTCCACTGGCCGGTGTGCCGATCGCCATCAAGGACAACATCCTTGTCTCGGGGGTGCCCTGCACCTGCGGGTCGCGGATTCTGCGCGGCTGGATGCCGCCGTACGAGGCGACCGTGACCGAGCGGCTCCGGCGGGCAGGCGCGGTGATCGTCGGGAAGGCGAACTGCGATGAATTCGCCATGGGCTCGTCGACCGAAAACTCCGCGTATGGTCCCTCGCGGAATCCCCACGATCCCACACGAATCCCCGGTGGGTCTTCGGGCGGATCGGCGGTGGCGGTGGCCGACTTCCAGTCGATGGCAGCTTTGGGCTCCGACACAGGCGGTTCGGTACGTCAACCGGCCGGACACTGCGGCATCGTCGGGCTTAAGCCGACGTATGGTGCCGTGTCGCGGTGGGGATTGGTCGCGTTCGCGTCATCGCTGGATCAGATCGGTGTCTTCGGCCGCACCGTCGCCGATACCAAGTCGGTCTTTGATGTCATTCGCGGCCACGACCCACATGATTCGACCTCGATGCTTTTGCCACCTGAACGTCCGATCCCGGAGCGCCTGACCGTCGGAATGCCGAGGGAGTGTTTTGGGGATGGATTGGATGCGGATGTGCGGACGGCCGTAAAAGGGGCCGCCGATGCGCTGAGGCAGGCCGGTCACAGCATCGTCGAGGTTTCTCTCCCGCATTCGCAGTACACGATCGCGGCCTACTACATCATTTGTACCGCCGAGGCCTCGTCCAACCTGGCGCGCTATGACGGCGTCAAGTACGGCCATCGCACCGACACCGTCGATGACCTGTTTTCGATGTACCGCCGCACCCGGGCGGAGGGTTTCGGCGCCGAGGTCAAGCGGCGCATTCTCCTTGGGACTTATGTGCTTTCGGCGGGGTACTATGAGGCATATTATGGCACGGCGCAGAAGGTGCGCGCCAGAATCGCTGGCGACTTTGCCCGCGCGTTCGAAACGGTTGACTGTCTGTTGACGCCGACATCGCCCACGGTGGCGTTCCGTCTGGGGGAGAAGGTCGATGATCCGCTGGCGATGTATCTGTCGGACATCTATACGACATCGATCAACCTGGCCGGTTTGCCCGGAGTGTCGGTCCCATGCGGGACGTCATCGGCAGGATTGCCGATCGGTGCACAGATCATCGGCCGCCCGTTCGAGGAGCACATAATCCTGGCAACAGCGGAAGTGATCGAGCGGACAACGAGTCTGGTGGGTAAACAAGGGGCTTAA
- a CDS encoding glutamine synthetase family protein: MVKTRDDILATLDANKVGYIRLLFTDVLGQMKGMSITRSEIEAVLDEGQGFDGSSVEGYVRIEESDLMAIPDLRSFRIIPWEVAGERVACMFCDIQNPDGTPFEGDPRHVLKRALAKASEKGYTFYCGPEIEYFYFRGPRGTELLDSNGYFDYSTVDEGTKLRKKAVVSLEQLGVPVECSHHEVAPSQHEIDLRYQEALVMADFAMLYRFLIKELALASGAYASFMPKPIFGQNGSGMHTHQSLFAGGRNLFFDAADPYHLSKLARGYIAGILTHIREITLVLNQWVNSYKRLVVGYEAPVYISWGRRNRSSLVRVPMYRVGKEKATRIELRSPDPACNPYLAFACMLTSGLAGIDKGYTLPDAVEENIFHMGDEERARRRIASLPSSLAEACDIAEQSSLLREVLGEHIFRTLLANKRLEWDRYRMAVTDFEVREYLPLL, translated from the coding sequence ATGGTGAAGACCAGAGACGACATTCTCGCCACCTTGGATGCCAACAAAGTCGGATACATTCGCCTGCTGTTCACCGACGTCCTCGGGCAGATGAAGGGGATGTCGATCACCCGCAGCGAAATCGAGGCGGTGCTTGATGAAGGGCAGGGATTCGACGGCTCCTCGGTCGAGGGGTATGTCCGCATCGAGGAATCGGACCTGATGGCGATTCCCGATCTGCGTTCGTTCCGGATCATCCCTTGGGAAGTCGCCGGCGAACGGGTCGCCTGCATGTTCTGCGACATCCAGAATCCCGATGGCACCCCGTTCGAGGGTGACCCGCGCCATGTGCTGAAGCGCGCCCTCGCCAAGGCGTCGGAGAAGGGATACACCTTCTACTGTGGACCGGAAATCGAGTACTTCTACTTCCGTGGACCCCGCGGCACCGAGTTGCTCGACAGCAATGGGTACTTCGACTACTCCACGGTCGATGAAGGAACCAAGCTGCGCAAGAAGGCGGTGGTTTCCCTCGAACAACTGGGAGTTCCGGTCGAATGCTCCCATCACGAAGTCGCGCCGTCACAGCACGAGATTGACCTGCGCTACCAGGAGGCGCTGGTCATGGCCGATTTCGCGATGCTTTACCGCTTCCTGATCAAGGAGCTGGCGCTGGCCTCCGGGGCCTACGCCTCGTTCATGCCCAAGCCGATCTTCGGGCAGAATGGCTCCGGGATGCACACCCACCAGTCGCTGTTCGCCGGTGGGCGCAATCTGTTCTTTGACGCCGCCGACCCCTACCATCTGTCCAAGCTGGCGCGCGGGTACATTGCCGGGATTCTCACGCACATCCGCGAGATCACACTGGTGCTCAATCAGTGGGTCAATTCCTACAAGCGGCTGGTCGTGGGGTACGAGGCGCCGGTGTATATCTCTTGGGGACGACGCAATCGTTCTTCGCTTGTGCGCGTCCCGATGTACCGGGTCGGCAAGGAGAAGGCCACCCGGATCGAGCTGCGCTCTCCCGATCCGGCCTGCAACCCCTACCTGGCATTTGCCTGCATGCTGACCTCCGGGTTGGCGGGCATCGACAAGGGGTACACTCTCCCCGACGCTGTGGAAGAGAACATCTTTCACATGGGCGACGAGGAACGCGCCCGGCGTCGGATCGCATCGCTGCCGTCCTCGCTGGCCGAGGCGTGCGATATTGCCGAGCAGTCGAGTCTGCTGCGGGAGGTCCTGGGCGAACACATCTTTCGCACGCTTCTGGCCAACAAGCGGCTGGAGTGGGACCGCTACCGCATGGCGGTCACCGATTTCGAGGTTCGCGAGTACCTGCCGCTGTTGTAA
- a CDS encoding nuclear transport factor 2 family protein — translation MNKKDAAVSFLRLAASGKARGAYEKYVHPDFRHHNVYFRGDGESLLVAMEENARQCPDKVFEPIRAFEDGDFVIVHGKVRLTPGGSDYVLIHIFRFAGDLIIEEWEAASEVPKDSPNENGAF, via the coding sequence GTGAACAAGAAAGACGCTGCGGTATCATTCCTGCGCCTCGCGGCTTCCGGAAAGGCGCGTGGGGCATACGAGAAATACGTCCATCCCGATTTTCGGCACCACAACGTCTACTTTCGCGGCGATGGAGAATCGCTGCTGGTCGCGATGGAAGAGAATGCGCGGCAATGCCCCGACAAAGTCTTCGAGCCGATCCGCGCATTTGAAGATGGGGATTTCGTGATCGTGCACGGGAAGGTCCGGCTCACCCCCGGCGGCTCCGATTATGTCCTGATTCACATCTTCCGTTTTGCCGGCGACCTCATCATCGAAGAGTGGGAGGCCGCTTCAGAAGTGCCGAAGGATTCCCCGAATGAGAACGGGGCGTTTTGA
- a CDS encoding nuclear transport factor 2 family protein, giving the protein MDSAPIAVVHAFIAAINEGDVNGLSRLMADDHTFVDSLGHVETRRDKMTAGWATYFGMFPDYRIEVETIFEHGDMVAVFGRAVGTYNGKRGLVLANRVVMPAAWKAIVANGKIRHWQVYADWSEGLKTIEADNAQM; this is encoded by the coding sequence ATGGACTCAGCTCCAATCGCCGTCGTCCACGCCTTCATCGCCGCGATCAATGAGGGCGATGTGAACGGACTCTCCCGTTTAATGGCCGACGACCACACGTTCGTCGATTCGCTGGGCCATGTGGAGACCCGGCGCGACAAGATGACCGCCGGGTGGGCGACGTACTTCGGCATGTTTCCCGACTACAGGATCGAAGTCGAGACCATCTTTGAGCATGGGGACATGGTCGCGGTCTTCGGGCGCGCAGTCGGGACGTACAATGGGAAGCGCGGTTTGGTCCTGGCGAACCGGGTCGTTATGCCCGCTGCCTGGAAGGCCATCGTGGCGAACGGGAAGATCAGGCATTGGCAGGTCTACGCGGACTGGTCGGAAGGACTCAAAACAATCGAAGCAGACAACGCGCAGATGTAG
- a CDS encoding slipin family protein: MQVPGLGTLTVVIVVLIILANAIRILKEYERGVIFRLGRLIGAKGPGLILLIPIIDKMQRVDLRTVTFDVPPQDVITRDNVTIKVNAVVYFRVIDPNMAIVNVANYMMATSQIAQTTLRSILGQFELDDLLSNREHINQKLQHIIDEQTEPWGIKVSVVEVKNVDLPVEMQRAIARQAEAERERRAKVIHAEGEFQASEKLAQAAEIIGKNPAAIQLRYLQTLTEVATEKNSTTIFPVPIDLLTPFVRAMERTNPSRVDA; the protein is encoded by the coding sequence ATGCAAGTGCCTGGTCTGGGAACACTGACCGTTGTCATCGTTGTCCTGATCATTCTGGCCAACGCGATTCGCATTCTCAAAGAGTATGAACGCGGCGTCATCTTTCGTCTGGGGCGCCTGATCGGCGCCAAGGGGCCGGGCCTGATCCTGCTCATCCCGATCATCGACAAGATGCAGCGCGTCGATCTGCGCACCGTCACCTTCGATGTGCCGCCGCAGGATGTGATCACGCGCGACAACGTCACCATCAAGGTCAACGCCGTCGTCTACTTCCGTGTCATCGATCCCAACATGGCGATCGTCAATGTCGCCAACTACATGATGGCGACCTCGCAGATTGCGCAGACGACCTTGCGCTCGATCCTCGGCCAGTTCGAGCTGGATGACCTCTTGTCCAATCGAGAGCACATCAACCAGAAGCTGCAGCACATCATCGACGAGCAGACCGAGCCGTGGGGGATCAAGGTCTCCGTGGTCGAGGTCAAGAACGTCGATCTCCCGGTCGAGATGCAGCGCGCCATCGCCCGTCAGGCCGAGGCCGAACGCGAACGCCGCGCCAAGGTCATCCACGCCGAAGGCGAATTCCAGGCCTCCGAAAAGCTGGCCCAAGCGGCGGAGATCATCGGCAAGAACCCGGCCGCCATCCAACTGCGCTATCTGCAGACCTTGACTGAGGTCGCCACCGAGAAGAACTCGACCACGATCTTCCCGGTGCCGATCGACCTCTTGACGCCGTTCGTGCGCGCGATGGAGCGGACGAACCCGTCGCGAGTTGATGCATAG
- a CDS encoding nodulation protein NfeD, with translation MLAVLWVALMVSSADAVVVDVMRIDGPIGPVAATAVENAVEDAEESGAEVLIVELDTPGGLMATTHDITQEILNANVPVVVYVSPSGASATSAGVFILVSGHFAVMAPGTNAGAAHPVTLEGKMDSTMSEKAGNDAAANIRAIAHRRGRNANWADRAVRKSESITADDAVDSNVVDFIAANISDLLDSLDGRKVALPRGEVTLATKGAHINRILPTWREKILTVLTNPNIAYILMSIGWIGILMELYNPGSIFPGVIGAISLILGFYSLQTLPINYAGLSLIVLAIILFILELKIVSHGLLTVGGAIAMIIGSLMLIDSPDPAARISFTVILAVVGTTVAFFVFALALAVKARLRKPTTGVEGLIGQFGTAREAFETEGMVYLLGEYWSARTSAPVAAGGRIQVTGKEGMLLLVKPVL, from the coding sequence ATGCTCGCCGTCCTATGGGTCGCTCTGATGGTCTCTTCCGCGGACGCGGTCGTTGTCGACGTCATGCGGATTGATGGGCCGATCGGCCCGGTGGCCGCGACGGCGGTCGAGAACGCCGTCGAAGACGCGGAGGAGTCGGGGGCCGAGGTCCTCATCGTGGAGTTGGACACACCGGGCGGGTTGATGGCGACCACGCATGACATCACGCAGGAGATCCTCAACGCCAATGTGCCGGTCGTCGTCTATGTGTCGCCGTCGGGGGCCAGCGCGACCTCGGCGGGCGTCTTCATCCTCGTGTCGGGGCACTTTGCCGTGATGGCGCCGGGGACCAATGCCGGCGCGGCGCATCCGGTCACGTTGGAAGGGAAGATGGACTCGACGATGTCGGAGAAGGCGGGCAATGACGCCGCCGCCAACATCCGGGCCATCGCGCACCGGCGGGGCCGCAACGCCAACTGGGCCGATCGGGCGGTGCGGAAATCCGAGTCGATCACCGCCGATGACGCCGTCGACTCCAACGTTGTCGACTTCATCGCCGCCAACATCTCCGATCTGCTTGACTCGCTCGATGGCCGCAAGGTGGCGCTCCCGCGCGGCGAAGTCACGCTGGCGACCAAGGGGGCACATATCAACCGCATCCTGCCGACCTGGCGGGAGAAGATCCTGACTGTGCTGACGAACCCCAATATCGCGTACATCCTGATGTCGATCGGCTGGATCGGGATTCTCATGGAACTGTACAATCCCGGCTCGATCTTCCCCGGCGTGATCGGGGCGATCTCGCTGATTCTGGGTTTCTACTCGCTGCAAACGTTGCCGATCAATTACGCCGGTCTGTCACTGATCGTCCTGGCGATCATTCTCTTCATCCTCGAACTCAAGATCGTCAGCCACGGGCTTCTGACCGTCGGAGGGGCCATCGCCATGATCATCGGCTCGCTAATGCTGATTGATTCGCCGGATCCGGCGGCGCGCATCTCATTCACCGTCATCCTTGCGGTGGTCGGCACGACCGTGGCCTTTTTCGTTTTTGCATTGGCGCTGGCCGTCAAGGCGCGTCTGCGTAAGCCCACCACCGGTGTGGAGGGGCTGATCGGGCAGTTCGGCACGGCGCGGGAGGCGTTCGAGACGGAGGGGATGGTCTATCTGCTGGGTGAGTACTGGAGCGCCCGCACATCCGCTCCCGTGGCTGCCGGAGGACGAATACAAGTGACAGGCAAGGAAGGAATGCTGCTGCTGGTCAAACCGGTCTTATAG
- a CDS encoding amidohydrolase — protein sequence MKSSPSMLRFFNGPIVTMDADDPVAGEVVTSGHRIVWVGRRGSAPTEYRRARPVDLKGRLLLPAFSDAHTHFLMLARALSDLDLRRVHTSVALRECLRRHRQATGVGGGWIIGHGFDPNLWLGARPSRKGLDDLELQRPIAIFSHDEHSLWVNTIALRRAGIDRETPDPPGGRIERDSSGQPTGILYETACNLVWGKVPEPTLSEAERLIAQTQSEAHAVGVAAIHDMGHALTLAAFHGLREKGRLRLRLWKSIGLDHLDEAVTLGLRSGLGDRWIKIGAVKIFLDGALGSRTAWMYRPYTGDRSHRGICRMEKAEFADVVRRAAAHGLSVCVHAIGDAAVGQAVDVLRRHEARFPRRQPPRIEHLQLIDPKGLKRLAGSRIIASMQPSHLLTDRDYVDRHWGRRVKDAFVFRSLWDQGTVMAFGSDAPIERLCPIDGIGAAVHRACPKDRRGSWYPRQRLSVWEAVWGFSVGAAIAAGDGDQRGRIAPGMLADLVVLDRNIFAIHPSDVFAAQVMMTVVDGDCVYERSA from the coding sequence GTGAAATCGTCACCGTCGATGCTGCGCTTCTTCAACGGTCCGATCGTCACGATGGACGCCGACGATCCGGTTGCCGGCGAGGTCGTCACCTCTGGCCATCGCATCGTCTGGGTGGGACGACGCGGATCGGCCCCGACCGAATATCGCCGCGCCCGTCCGGTCGATTTGAAGGGTCGGTTGCTGCTGCCGGCGTTCTCCGATGCACACACGCATTTCTTGATGCTGGCGCGCGCGCTGTCCGATCTCGATTTGCGACGCGTCCACACATCCGTTGCCCTACGAGAATGCCTGCGAAGACACCGACAGGCAACCGGGGTCGGAGGCGGCTGGATCATCGGCCATGGATTCGATCCCAACCTGTGGCTTGGGGCCCGTCCCAGCCGGAAGGGGCTGGACGATCTGGAGCTGCAACGGCCGATAGCGATCTTCAGCCATGATGAACATTCACTCTGGGTGAACACGATCGCTCTGCGCCGCGCCGGAATCGATCGCGAAACTCCCGATCCTCCGGGGGGCAGAATCGAACGCGATTCGTCCGGCCAGCCGACGGGGATTCTGTACGAGACGGCCTGCAACCTGGTGTGGGGCAAGGTACCCGAACCGACGCTCTCGGAAGCGGAACGACTGATCGCACAGACGCAGAGTGAAGCCCATGCCGTCGGCGTTGCAGCCATCCACGACATGGGCCATGCTCTTACGCTGGCGGCGTTCCACGGCTTGCGCGAGAAGGGTCGACTGCGGTTGCGTCTCTGGAAGTCCATTGGACTTGATCATCTCGATGAGGCCGTCACACTCGGCCTGAGATCGGGATTGGGGGATCGTTGGATCAAGATCGGGGCGGTCAAAATCTTCCTCGATGGGGCCCTGGGTTCGCGCACAGCGTGGATGTATCGTCCATACACGGGCGATCGCTCCCATCGGGGTATCTGCCGGATGGAGAAGGCGGAATTCGCCGACGTCGTTCGACGTGCCGCGGCGCATGGGCTTTCTGTTTGTGTGCATGCCATCGGCGATGCCGCCGTGGGACAGGCGGTGGACGTGCTGCGCAGGCACGAGGCGCGATTCCCGCGCCGCCAACCGCCCCGGATCGAGCATCTGCAGTTGATCGATCCCAAGGGCCTCAAGCGGCTCGCGGGGTCCCGCATCATTGCCTCAATGCAGCCGTCCCATCTGCTCACCGACCGCGACTATGTCGACCGTCATTGGGGCAGACGCGTGAAGGACGCCTTTGTCTTTCGTTCGCTGTGGGATCAGGGGACCGTGATGGCGTTTGGTTCGGATGCGCCGATCGAGCGGCTGTGCCCAATCGATGGAATAGGAGCCGCCGTGCATCGCGCGTGCCCAAAGGACCGCCGGGGATCATGGTATCCGCGTCAGCGGCTCTCGGTCTGGGAGGCGGTCTGGGGCTTTTCAGTCGGCGCTGCCATCGCTGCGGGCGACGGTGATCAACGTGGCCGCATCGCCCCCGGGATGCTGGCTGATTTGGTCGTCTTGGATCGCAACATCTTCGCCATACATCCGTCGGATGTCTTCGCGGCGCAGGTGATGATGACGGTGGTCGATGGTGACTGCGTGTATGAACGGTCCGCGTAG